Genomic DNA from Hordeum vulgare subsp. vulgare chromosome 2H, MorexV3_pseudomolecules_assembly, whole genome shotgun sequence:
ATCTGGTCTTTAGGTATAACTGCTATAGAAATGGCAAAAGGTGAACCCCCCTTGGCAGATATTCACCCCATGAGAGTTCTTTTCATGATACCTCGTGAAAATCCTCCTCAGGTCACTTGAGTACTTTCAACAACTATTATAAAGTACTTTATTTCAGTTTATCGAGGCATCTGTTTTGCattttttgcaagaaaataagtaTTATATTTATTAACATGCAGCTTGATGAGCATTTCTCTAAACCAATGAAAGAGTTTGTGTCACTATGTTTAAGGAAGAATCCAGCAGAGGTAATTTTTTTATCATGTGGTTCTTCCTGTACCaggaagcacttcctctgtacttgTTCAGCACCGAAGTTTCAGATTCATACTCACTTTGCTTTGTTCTTTTTGAACGTATGCAGTGTCACTCTTCTTTTTATAATTTAACGTTGTCTATTGCGACACTAGTTCTGTAATGTCCATTGATTTGGGAGTCCCACTAGCTATAAACCTATAACTAACATTACGAGATGCCATGAAGGGTTCCAGTTCTGCCAGATGTCAATGTTAATGTAACTAGTTGatcgcccgtgcgttgccaccctTGTTTTTAAGGCGTCCCTGAAGCGTTGCCTAGGCGACGCCTAGGCGTCAGAGCGCTCCCCCTCCGCTTTAGAAAATCGACCGCTTTGGGCGCCTAGGCGCCTAAAGCGTCCGCCTAGTCGTTGCCTAGGCGTCAAAGCGCTCCCCCTCCCTAAAGCGGTAAGGCGTCGCCTTAAAAACCATGGTTGCCACGGGACACCATACCCTATGAACAAGACAAACGCTCATGCGTAGGTGTGTGTTTCTCTTATATGGTATGTTAACGTTTATGATGACACGATATATGTTACCGACTTAGCGTTTACGTTGTGTCTCTTGCTTTTTATATGGATTAATAACACTCATGAATGGTGAGTTGTTTCCCTGAAAATTCATAATTTGTATTAACCAAACAATTCAAACCAATGCTTCATGTATTTTCCAAACCTGAATTTATTGTGATAACTCATCAAAGGGAATAAGGCAAAAGAACACCCAGTTGGGAAGATGAAAAAAAGACTAAGCCATATTAAATTATGATAATGATATAAAAAACTGAACATAATTTGATCAATATATGCTTGCCCACTAAAAATAATTTGAACCGCAAAGAGATATGTATAATCTTAAGTACATATTGGTAGCTAGATTGTTTATATACAACAGAGTGAAGTTTTTTGACCATGTATTGAAACCGGAAGGTCTTTAACTTCTTTACAGAGTCGTATGCCTTACTCCCACTGAAATCCCTATCAATCACCATGTCCATCTCTCCAAACCTAGGTGCCACCTGAAATACGAGAAGATAAAGTATGATGATGATGTCTCTCATGCTTGGCCACTTCTCTGTCTGGTCCTCATCTGTGGGCTCGCAATAGCTTCTTTATTATGTGTGCATTTCTTCCGAATAGTTGCCGAGCTCTTGTTGTTTCCTACAACAAATAGTTACATGTGAAGGGCACACGTTAATCAAGGAAGACATGGGACGCACACAATCGGATTTGTTTCGGGCTTCACATCAACCAATGCCTCGGCAAGGGTGAAAGGACTGGGAAAGGTTTAATGTAAACCAAACACAACTTAGAAAGAAAAAGCACAAATCATCCTATGAATCTGGCTTTGAATTTGCCTTATTAGCACTATTACTTTGTCATTTCTGTTTATGGAGCTCAAAAAGTTTTAAGACCATGGATACCCCGCTCCATGGTAAGCTTATGAATTCATCATCATGCTATATTATTGTTCCCTAAAAGTAAAAAAGGCTAAGCTTATGGTCAAAGTGCACCTAAATTCTGGTGAAAATGAATCATCATAAAAACACGTAGCTACTATAGTGAATTATCCTGTTCTCAAAATTCTGAACTATTCATCGGCTCCAATTTGCCATGTTCTAACCTAAATAGTAACCAATTTGATGCTATTCTTATGAGAATAAATATGTGACTTTCCAAGAGGATAGCAACCAGAATTTGTTCTTACCAGAAAGGAAAAAGGAGACCCGATTACCAGAAAGGGCGGATTTCTTCTTGTTCTGCACAAGCTCTCAGACCAGATTAGCATAAACCATCATCATTTATCCCAACCTAAAAAATCATATCAACCAAGGCATATAAACCTCAGCGAAGGACAAATGATGGTAGAATGAGGAAAAAGAACTACAACTTATCCTTGCCCTGGTTCATCGTCCTTGTCACTGATGTGCTCTGCAAATGTCATTCATTTGATTTTGAGGACACAATAACTAAAACACACACACAAGTCTCACACAAAAATTTAATTGGGATATCTGAAGAACCAAACTGTAGTGTGCCCAGACATTGTTCTTACCAGAGGAAGACCTCCAGCTGCCCTCTCTAACAGGTAGCTACAAGGTTTGAAGAACTGTCCATACTTCATCTCCCACTCCGACAGCATCGTGCAAATGCACCTTGTGCCGATGGAATCCGCCCAGTACATGATGCCACCCCTGGTTGCATTTCACAATTGGTTTCTTCAGCAGTTGCTGTCAGGGAGCTCGACGAATCATCTTATTAGCGTTCAAAATTATGGATGATTCGGCACAACACCTGTACGGTGGGAAACCCATGCCGAAGATGGAGGCGATGTCGAGATCAGAGGCTTTGAAGGTAATACCCTCGCCCAGGACACGGCATGCTTCGTTGATAATCGGGAAGAACACCATCTCTGCTATTGCGCTGTTGTCAAGCTTGAGCAACTGCCACCATGCACAAGAATCATGGTGATTAGAAATGGCCATTGGTATTTCTGATATCTAACAACATTTTACCTTCAACTGAAATATGGTGTGCATGGAGAGTAAGAGATCCATTCACTCCAAATACATGTATGCATAAATGGGATAATCTATCTGCCATCAATACTGAAACTTGTTTAGGTTATATCTAGTCCACCAAATAATGAGATTTCACCAAAAACACAGCAGGTTAATTAGAAAGCTGCCTTACTTATTTGACCATCAACACGTATTATCTACAAGTCAACACTAACCTCATAAGAACCTTTTTAAAATGTGCACCAGGAAGCATATGTTgacattttatttttttctttcacaAACCCTCAAGAAAAGATGATGTTGCTAAAGTGAAGAAAAAAGGAACGTAGGTAAAAACACTGGAAAGTGAAACCAAACCTCGGGATCCGGTGTGGCTCCGGCAATTCTCCTCGACTCCTCGACATAGTTCATGATTTCAAGATCAGGGCTCGCCTTCCTCTTACCCTCATACCTGTAAAACCCCTTTTGGACAGTAAAGCCAGTACAGTTTCCGACCACTATTGGTATCTTCTTGATCTTCTTCCCTACATCCAGCAAAGTGACAACTGCTTGTAGAGAGGCACGAGGGGTGCGGACTATCTCAAGCAGAGGCATGATGTGAGCTGGACTGTCAAAAAAAGGGAGTGTATTAGGAAATAGTTCAGGAATCACAACTAAGGAATTTATTCTGAATTTGATTAGCATTTCCTTACACGAAGAAGTGTGTGCCAACAATGCGGTCTTGGGAATTTGTCTTCTCTCCGATTAGGTTAAGATCAATTGTGGAAGTATTAGTGGCAAGAATACAATGGGAAGGACGGTGTTGCTCCAATTCAGCAAAAATCTGCTGCTTCAACTTCACATTCTCGACAACTGCCTGAACAAGCAGCATAAGGATAACCGGGTTAACTAAAATAGTGGAAGCGATATATTCCAGTAGGGCTCTCTCCTACTATTCTTTGCTTGATGCAACAGATGAAAGGTAATTAGATATAGAAGTCGCCTCGATTGCTAAGTCTACACTCCTGAATTTATCATAATTGAGGACACCTGTAAGAAGTGAGAGTGTCTTCTCATATTTCTCATTGGTCATTTTTCCTTTCTTCACGCCTTTTCTGATCGAAGTGTTATAGTTAGGCACCCCTTCCATTTTCATGTTAGTCTGGACATCAAGATGAAAGAATATTCAAATAAGAAGTGATGAGGTAATGTTAAGCCATCATCTACCTTTGATCCTGTCGATTCCTACGTTTAGGAATTTTTCATCGACTTCTTTGAGCATAACAGGATAATGGCTCAGTATCAGCGCGGTTGCGATTCCAGAACCCATAAGTCCACCACCAACAATGGCAACTTTAGATACCTTCCTTGGCATCAAACCCAAGTCTGTGATCCCAGGAACCTGCTACAATTGATATAAGAGTGGCATTCTAAATTATAATGTAGTTACACTGACCTCATAAGAACCTTTTTAAAATGTGTACATAGCAAGCATATAGTCAGGTTGGATTTCCATCGTTAGCATCGAAAAACGAATCTGCAAAACCATGTGTTAGATGAAAATAGAGGGCCCGAAAACCTCGACGCGGGCAGCAGCGGTGTGGTCTGTGAGGCTGAATTTCTCGACGGATGCGAAGGCGCCGAGGAGGAGGGGGTTGTCTGCGGTGAGGTCGGGCTTCTCCGGCACGTACTCCACCTCCACCTGCAATAAATCGTGGAATTAGGCGCAACTCGAGCAGATTACAGGGCGATGGAATCGGAGCTTGCCTGGGGGTGGGGGTCGGGTTCGGGGCGGGCGCTCTCCTCGGAACCCTCGTCGGCCCTTGCATGGGCGCCCGCGGCCCTGCTCTTCCTGTCCCTACGGCAGTGTCGACagcgggggtggccgcgcctggtgTCCCGCGGCTTCAGGCTCATTGCGTCCGCCGCGGCAGCGACAACAGTTGGGTGGCGGTGGGCATTATCGAGCGAGCAAGGCAACCCTCTCCTCCTCGGCGCCTTGGCTGTGCTCCTTCCTCTCTGCGGCCATGATTTTTAGCAGGAGAGAGACGAGATCGGGAACGAGGGGTGGGGAGAGGTGGGGGTGGTACGGTTTGCGTGGTGGCATTTTTTTTCTAGCGACAAGGGGTGGGAAACGTGGACTCGTTCTCTCGTGCGGCGGGATCTAGAGATTCTTTTTTACTGCATGCGATGACGAGAGGTCGAACTATCACGACAGACGGCAgattcccctttaatagtagagattactAATTAGAGAAATGAAATTAAATGAATCTAAGGTTGCTTTATGGAAAAGCTGGgataacacagaggcttgacggaTATTTTATTGCtatgttgtactccctccgttcctaaatataaatcttttaagagatttcattaggggacaacatactttagagtatatattcactcattttgatcCGTATGTagcccctagtgaaatctctaaaaagacttatatttaggaacggaggaagtagtaaaTTTGGTACATAACTCTACCTAGATGTATTTGACAATTTAGTTGCTATGCTGAAATTCAGAATATTCTTTTTTGTGTGCAAGTCCCTGGGTCATCTTATTTGAGACTAAGGTTGTATCATGTCTAAGCTGGAAAGAGTGCATTTTATAGTCTGTCGTTTTTTGCTTAACGCAGTTCATTTAAATTACTTTCTCACAGAGGCCTAGTGCTAAGGAACTTCTTAAGCATCGTTTCATAAAAAATGCCAGAAAAACCCCAAAGCTTCTGGAGAGAATAaggcatgtgttgttcttcttctctaCACTTTTTTAGTGAAAAATATTTTGGTTAATAGTTCAAGTGTATCGATATCTCATTTTCTCCGTGTGCCTCTGTTGGTGTTATTGGCAGAGAGCGGCCAAAATTTACAGTAAAAGGTAGCATCAATGCCACACAAAATGGTCAAACACACATCGAAGAAGATGATTATGGAGGTACTATTAAGGTTGAGCGAAATACAAAACATGCAGCTTCTCCTTCCAGGTATGTTTGTTAAAATAGTTAATAAGCTTTGTTTTTTCTTCATGTGCTTGATTATTTTTGATGTACTATAGTCAAGGAACAGTTAGGAAAGCTGCTGGCTGGGATTTTCCTGATAGATCGGAGGGCACGGGAACTGTTCGAGCTGGTTTAAGACCACCACAAATAACCTCCACCAAGGATGGTAGATTTGATATGCCCCAGAATCCAAGTACACTAAAACGTGCAACTGATCGAGAAAACCAGTGGAGAACATCTGGGACTGGATCTGAAGAATCATCCTCAACAAACATGTCCAAGAAAGAAGCTCAGACTGATCATGGGAGGCTAGAAAGTTCTACAGAATATGTGAGATTTCCATCTGCATGTGCAATCTTTAAACTCCTGATTAATGGTTGATGCTGATTTTAACTGTTGCTTCTTGCCAGAATGACCAATCTGTAAGTGGGTCTGGAACTGTGGTGTTACGCTCTCCAAGAGCGCCTCAGGTCTACTCAGCAGGTCCTAATCACAGTTCTAAGGTACATTGATATCAGTTTTGGGTTTTTTATATTTGCGATCCTACCTTATCCTGCAAGCAAGACACTAAGATAAGCCGCAGCATCTGATTCGTCATATTCATTAGCCTCCCAGCAGATTCTCCTCATACGAAGATATGTCTATTAGTGGGACAGTTGTTAGGAATCAAAGTGAAGAAGCAGAAACTCCACGATCTTCAAGGTCAAGGCTGGGGACTCAAGAAAAAACATCAAATGCTTCACTTGAGGatagtgctactaaccttgcggaGGTAACAGACACGAATGTTTTGTTGCCAAATGCTCGCTTGCTTGGTAGACGCATAATTATAATGCACTTGAGCAATATGCGCAGGCAAAGGCTGCTCTACAAGCTGGATTCAGAAAGGGAAATGCCCGAGAAAGACCAGCCACCAACAAACATGAAAAGGAATCACAGGAACCTAGATCTTCTGTGGTAAACAGTCATGAGGTTCGAAGGTATTTCAAGTCTAGTTTAAGTGTTGTTTGACTTACACGTGTGCTGTTTATATCATTTCTTAACGAAAGTATGTTCTTTGTCCTAGTGAGAATGTTGACTCGCAAAAAGGTCGCAAATCACGGCAGCCATCTGATGGGCAATCAGCTCCCCGAGCTTCTGCAGCTTCACCTGCACTCTCATCCTTGATAATTCCTTCTCTGAAAGAGGTAAACTATATTAGATGCATTAACCTTGTGCCCTGTTATTGGAGTACATTGATTTTGCATTAGTGCCTGTAAAATCTCGTAAAGACCAGAGTGGGTTGAACTAAATGTTGATGGTCTTTATAGGAAGCAAATTGAATGCTATGTAGTCAAATCCCATCTCCAATAGGCGCACGCTGCCGCGGCGCGCAAAAAAACTTTTTGGGTGCCGAAATAGCGT
This window encodes:
- the LOC123425948 gene encoding serine/threonine-protein kinase 24-like isoform X2, giving the protein MSDSASMAAATEARFSNRDLIGRGSFGDVYRGFDKELSKEVAIKVIDLEEAEDDIEDIQKEISVLSQCRCPYITDYYGSYLHQTKLWIVMEYMAGGSVADLLQAGPPLDEISIACILRDLLHAVEYLHSEGKIHRDIKAANILLTESGDVKVADFGVSAQLTKTMSRRKTFVGTPFWMAPEVIQNSDGYNEKADIWSLGITAIEMAKGEPPLADIHPMRVLFMIPRENPPQLDEHFSKPMKEFVSLCLRKNPAERPSAKELLKHRFIKNARKTPKLLERIRERPKFTVKGSINATQNGQTHIEEDDYGGTIKVERNTKHAASPSSQGTVRKAAGWDFPDRSEGTGTVRAGLRPPQITSTKDGRFDMPQNPSTLKRATDRENQWRTSGTGSEESSSTNMSKKEAQTDHGRLESSTEYNDQSVSGSGTVVLRSPRAPQVYSAGPNHSSKPPSRFSSYEDMSISGTVVRNQSEEAETPRSSRSRLGTQEKTSNASLEDSATNLAEAKAALQAGFRKGNARERPATNKHEKESQEPRSSVVNSHE
- the LOC123425948 gene encoding serine/threonine-protein kinase svkA-like isoform X1; the protein is MSDSASMAAATEARFSNRDLIGRGSFGDVYRGFDKELSKEVAIKVIDLEEAEDDIEDIQKEISVLSQCRCPYITDYYGSYLHQTKLWIVMEYMAGGSVADLLQAGPPLDEISIACILRDLLHAVEYLHSEGKIHRDIKAANILLTESGDVKVADFGVSAQLTKTMSRRKTFVGTPFWMAPEVIQNSDGYNEKADIWSLGITAIEMAKGEPPLADIHPMRVLFMIPRENPPQLDEHFSKPMKEFVSLCLRKNPAERPSAKELLKHRFIKNARKTPKLLERIRERPKFTVKGSINATQNGQTHIEEDDYGGTIKVERNTKHAASPSSQGTVRKAAGWDFPDRSEGTGTVRAGLRPPQITSTKDGRFDMPQNPSTLKRATDRENQWRTSGTGSEESSSTNMSKKEAQTDHGRLESSTEYNDQSVSGSGTVVLRSPRAPQVYSAGPNHSSKPPSRFSSYEDMSISGTVVRNQSEEAETPRSSRSRLGTQEKTSNASLEDSATNLAEAKAALQAGFRKGNARERPATNKHEKESQEPRSSVVNSHEVRSENVDSQKGRKSRQPSDGQSAPRASAASPALSSLIIPSLKEATGDKYEGPVVHAVLSSLMDLEHEIPGSCEVLVGRILHRLGSSKDSSLQSLNETAISIFTKKPEPPLEAESNKKQASTPPLAAPTVSPLARFLLTRWQNQVSQDLNSV